CTCGACCCGGATGGCCGTGAAACGTGGCTCAGCCTCGACTCGTTCTCTTCGGGCGCCGAAGCCCACGCGTGGGTGGGCGGCACGGAGGGCCAGCTTGCGTCGGCGGCGCTCGAGGCCTTCCCGGTGGGACGCGAGGTGGGAAGCGTCGCAAACGAGGGCCCACACCTTCTCGAGCGAGAGAGTCCTACGCCTACCTAACCCCTCGCGCGCCTCACGTATCGTCGTCGACGAAGAGCTCGCGGTTAGGTCGATTCTCCGGCCGCAAGAGAAGAACAAAAAGTGCCGCTGCGAGGGCCAGTGCACCGAAGCCCGCCCAGAGAAGCCCTCCGCGGATGAGGCTGCCTCCCACAAGAGCCTGGAACAGCTGCCACGTCACACCGAAGCTCACCCCGTAGCGACCTCGTTTCATAAGCGAACGCGCAGCGAAACCCACCATGAGGGCGAAAATCCCAAGGAAAACCGTGAGCCCCACCGCGACCGTTTTCAGGTCGGCAGCCTGCGCCGGGAGCGTCACGAGCGCGTAGAGCGCGGCACCGCCAAGAAGGAGCGCTTCGAGAATGAGGAGAAGGGCACTCACGCGGCGCAGCGGGTGTGTGGCGCGCTTGAACGTCGCCTCGGCTTCAGAGTCGCCATGGTGGGAGGTCATGCCCCCACCCTAGTGCCCGGTACGCTGCGGGGCGGCCGGTGGCAAGATGCAAACGGTGTGGAAAAGATTACGAGGGATCTTTCTTCTAGATCCTTGTCCGTTAGCGCCGTTGCCAGGAACAATGGAGTACTACATCGCTTCAACACAAAGGTGTCTGTGGCGATCCGCATTGATGTCGAGGCCCTGTGGGCCGCACGCCATCGTGGCCCCACTACGGTCACGATGCACTGGAAAGAGAGAGTGACCCGATGGATTGGCGCCACCGCGCTGCATGTCTCACCGAAGATCCCGAGCTTTTCTTCCCCATCGGGAACACGGGACCGGCGATCACCCAGATCCAGGAAGCCAAGGCAGTGTGCCAGCGCTGCGAGGTCATGAACATCTGTTTGAAGTTTGCGCTTGAATCCGGTCAGGATTCGGGCGTGTGGGGCGGCCTTTCCGAAGATGAGCGCCGCTCGCTTAAGCGCCGCACCGCGCGTGCGCGCCGCGTCGCCTGACGCCGCCTCAGAGCCCGCCTTTCGGCGCGGCCACGTCAGCTCCCATACGCAACTGGGTCGCTCTGGGCGAGCCCCATTGAGCGCGCAAAGTATGGCCCCGCACGCCCTTCGGACTCAGGCCAACGGCCACCCCTCTATTAGCGTGAGAGCGGGTCGAGATACACGTCAATCATGGCACGCGTGCCACCGTCGGGCCTGTTCTCCCACGTGAGCACCCCACCGAGCTCCCCCTGCACGAGAGTTTGCGCAATGTTCGTGCCGAGCCCTTCGGGCTTGCGAGGCATGCCGCTGCCGTCATCATCGACGTAAATCACGAGGTGCGTTCCACTGCGCTCACTTGTGACCGTGAGATTTCCCCCCGTTTCCGAGAGCCCGTGCTCGACCGCATTCGTCGCGAGCTCGGTGAGCACGAGTGCAAGCGGCGTGGCTTCCTCGGCTCGAACCAGCCCAGCCTTACCAATCTTGTGCGTCGCAACCGTGACCTGCCCAAAGCCGCTCGCGTGGTCGGCAGAACGTACCGTTGCCGCAGCCGCATCAACCGCGAGACGGAGGCAACGATCGATCACATCGTCGAGCAAAACGGTCTCCTCGCTCCCCTGCAAAAGGGATTCGTGCACAAGCGCGATCGTCGAAACGCGACGCATAGCTTCAAGTAGGGCTTCCTTAGCTTCGTCGCTTTTCATACGTCGCGATTGAAGGCGCAAAAGCGCCGCGACCGTTTGAAGATTGTTCTTGACACGGTGATGGACCTCGCGGATCGTCGCGTCTTTGGTCATGAGTTCTTTCTCGCGGCGCCGCACTTCGGTGACATCACGTACGAGGATGATCGCCTCCGTGCGTTTGCCCTTGCGCGTAATCGGAATCGCGCGTAGCGAGAGAATCCCACCTCGCGCCTGCATGTCCACGCGCCACGCGGCGCGCCCCGTCAGCACGAGCGGGAGCGACTCGTCAACAGGGATGCGCGACTGAAGATCGGCCGTGGCGAGCTCCGCGAGAAGACATCCGACCATGTCTCCCTGCATTCCGCAGCGGTGGAAGGCCGAAAGTGCGTTGGGCGAGGCCGCCTTCACGACGCCCTCGCTGTCGACAGACACCCAACCATCACCCACACGCGGCGCCCCGCGGCGAGGCGGAACCGGCGCCCCCTTGATGGGGAACGCCCCCTCCCCCATCATGAGGAGAAGCTCTCGGCCGAGACGGTACTGCTCCACTTCCGAAGCCGTGAGCCGCGCATCAGCCGGTGAAGTAAATGACTCGATCGAAAGAACCGCGAGCACCGCCCCCTTACGGCGCACGGGCGCGAAACGCACGAACGCCGGGCGTGACTCGCGCTCGACCGTCACGAAAGTGTCAATGTCGTCGTTGCCCGCCTCGGCATTGTCGAATGCATCGAGCAGTTCAGGCCAGTCCTCACGCGTGTACACGCTCGAGATTGGGTCCTCAAAATACACGGTATTGCCGTTGGCCGGGCGCGAATGCGCAGTCGCACACATGCCCTCTTCGCGAGGCACCCACAGCACGAGATCCGAACCGAGCAGATCTGAAATGACCTGCCAATCCCCAAGCAAAAGCTGAAGCCATTCAACCTCGGGCTTCGGCGTTTCATCGTCGTAGGTGAGAACGTTGTTCACAGTGGGAGCCATGCCTCAAGCCTACTGCCTCGCGGCACTCCACCTCTCTCGGGCGCAGGCTCGCGTCACCGAGGCTCGATAGGCTTGAGCACACACGAGAGTTGAGGAGACCGCAGTGAAAACACTCCACGAAACCATCGAGTACAACGCGAGCACCGAGGAGGTCGCACATTTTTACGCGAGCCGTGAGAGTGCGCTAGAGCGTGCCTCGAGACTCGGTGTGCGAGACACGCGTGTGGAGGTTCAGGGGGATTCCGACGGCGCCTTCACCACAACGATCCTGGCGAATGTGCCTCGTGAGCAGGTGAACCACGAGAAGTTCCGCCGTTTTCTCCCGGAGCACCTCGA
The window above is part of the Dermabacter vaginalis genome. Proteins encoded here:
- a CDS encoding WhiB family transcriptional regulator, translating into MDWRHRAACLTEDPELFFPIGNTGPAITQIQEAKAVCQRCEVMNICLKFALESGQDSGVWGGLSEDERRSLKRRTARARRVA
- a CDS encoding sensor histidine kinase, whose protein sequence is MAPTVNNVLTYDDETPKPEVEWLQLLLGDWQVISDLLGSDLVLWVPREEGMCATAHSRPANGNTVYFEDPISSVYTREDWPELLDAFDNAEAGNDDIDTFVTVERESRPAFVRFAPVRRKGAVLAVLSIESFTSPADARLTASEVEQYRLGRELLLMMGEGAFPIKGAPVPPRRGAPRVGDGWVSVDSEGVVKAASPNALSAFHRCGMQGDMVGCLLAELATADLQSRIPVDESLPLVLTGRAAWRVDMQARGGILSLRAIPITRKGKRTEAIILVRDVTEVRRREKELMTKDATIREVHHRVKNNLQTVAALLRLQSRRMKSDEAKEALLEAMRRVSTIALVHESLLQGSEETVLLDDVIDRCLRLAVDAAAATVRSADHASGFGQVTVATHKIGKAGLVRAEEATPLALVLTELATNAVEHGLSETGGNLTVTSERSGTHLVIYVDDDGSGMPRKPEGLGTNIAQTLVQGELGGVLTWENRPDGGTRAMIDVYLDPLSR